The segment GATGGTGGGTTGGCCGTCTCCGTCGCGGTGCTCGGAGACCCAGACGGCCCAGGGCTGGCTGCCACGGTCGGCGGGGGCGTGGCCGTCGGGGCAGTGCGGGCACGGCGTGGGCTGGGTCATCGCTCGTCCTCCACGGTCCAGGTGGTCACGGCGTAAGGCTCCTGTCGGGTTGGGCCCGCCCCCGTGCGGGGTGTGGGGGCGGGAATGGAGACGAGACGGTCAGGCGGTGTCGAAGAGGCTGGGATGCCGGGCGTCCAGCCGGGCGGTGGTGATGCGGGCGTAGGGCTCGTACTGCTCGATGCCGATCGCGCGGGCGCCTTCGTCGAGGGCCGCGAGGAGGGTGGTGCCCGAGCCGGTGAACGGGTCGAGGACCAGACCGCCGGGCGGGGTGACGAGGCGGACGAGCCACCGCATCAGGCCGAGGGGCTTGGGGGTGTCGTGGTGGACGCCGTCGACCTCGACGCGTTCGGTGGCCGGGGTACGGGACTCCAGGCGGAAGACAGGGAAGGAGCGGGCCGCGGCCCCGGTCTCGCGGACGGGGCACCCGGACGAGCACCGGCCGGGCGGGCAGTCGTGGCCGAGGAGAATGTTCGTCGGCCAGCCGCCGCCGGACGCCTGGCTGGCGGCCACGTTCAGGCCGCCGGTGCCGTGCTTGAGGACGGAGGCGGTGAGGGTGTCGAATCCGGTTCCCTTGCGGGCGAGGAGGATCGGGTCGTGCGCGGGCCGCAGGGTGGTGTTCCATCCCTCCCAGCGGCGGGCCTCGTTGGACGCGGCACGGGACTTGACGCGGTGCCCGGAGTAGCCCTTGTAGTGCCCCGTGTCTCGCACCGTTCCACGCTGCTCGCTGATGACCTCACGCTGACCGAACGCGTCGCCGACCGTGCCCTTCCGCGCCCAGAGTTCTTCCACCAGGGGGCGGATTTCGGAGTCATCCAGACAAAGGGCATCGACAAGGCGTTCCCACTGTTCGCGGGTCGGCACAGTGGCCGCAACGCCTTGCGTGGTCCAGTGCTGGGACTGCCCGCCAGCGGCGAACCCGAACAGGTCGTTCAGCCGGGCGTTGGTCCAACCTGCCGCGTCGCGGGCCGCCTTCAGCCATGCGGTGACCTGCAGTACCTGCTCGCGGTCGTCGCGGCGCCGGTCGATCGCGCGGGCAAGGTCCGTGCCTTTCGGCTTGCCGTGGGTGTAGATCCAGTCGAGCTGGTCGATGATGCGGAATCCGGCGTCCTCAACGGCGACGGCCATGCGGTGGTAGGTCCGCGGGGCCCCAAAGGCGAGAAGGTGTCCGCCGGGCTTGAGGACGCGCAGGCACTCGGTCCACAGAGGGACGGAGTAGGCGATGCCGGTGGAGTCCCAGGCGTGGCCGGCTACGCCAATCTCGTAAGGCGGGTCGGTGATGATCGCGTCGATGCTGGCGTCGGCCAGGGTGGGGAGGATGTCGAGGCTGTCACCGAGGTGGAGGGTCGCCGCCTCGTCGACGTAGTACGGCTCGGTCATGGTCTGCTCCTGGGTGGTGGGATGCTGGATACCGGTCCCCCCGCGTTGCCTGCGGGGGGACCTGCTGCGTGATCAGGCGTTCGGGTGCTGGCCGCCCGCGCTGCGGAGCTGCTCCATGAGGTCGTTCATCCCGCCGGGGCCGAGCAGGTTGGCCACGGTCATGGCGTTACGCGTCCAGTCGACGAGCGCACCGACCTGCTCAGCTGCGCGCTTGGCGGCGTCGTCGGTCTCGAAGCTGGCCAGGGCGGGGCCGTCGTGGTGGGCGAGGATCCAGCGGTACGGCGAGTCCGGACTGACGTTGGTGGGGAGCGAAAAGACACGGAGGCCGGGCGCGGGCTCGGTCGCCTCGACGCCGATGGGGCCGAGGTTGGTGTCGACGGTGTGGGGCTGGGTGCTGGTCATGTCGTGTGTCTCCTTCGTGGTGGGCGGGTCAGGCGGCGGCTGCGGTGAGCAGCGCGTGGGCGAGCGGCGGCGGGCAGGCGTTGCCGATCTGCTGCGAGATGTCGCGGCCGGACCACGGGTAGCCGGCAGGGAAGCCCTGGAGTTGGCCGGCCTCCGCGTGGCTGAACCGTTCGAGCTCACGCCCGTCGGCGTCGACGAGCCGGAAGCGGCTGATCTTTCCGGTGACGGTGAACGCGGGCTCGTCGCAGTCGCGTCGGCCGCGCGCCTTGGGGTCTCCGCCGGTGCCGTAGTTCGACACGACGGTGAACGGGCTCCGGCCGGGCAGCGCGTCGGCCATGGACACCCACGGCTTCAGGGCCGGGTCGCCGTCGCACCGCGGGACACCCTTCCGGTACGGGCGGTGCGTCGGCGCGGGCAGGGCCACGGGGCCGTCCAGGCGGGCCACCAGGGCGGCGCGCTTCCGGGTCTGGGGTACGCCGTACTCCTCGGCGTTCAGGACCCCGCAGGCGACGTGGTAGCCGCGGGCTTCCAGCACCTTGGCGTAGGCCTGCCAGATCGGCAGGACCGCGGGGACCTGCTCCAGGACGATCGCGCGGTATGGGTGGCGGTCCCGGATGGCGTCGAGGATCCACCGCAGCGGCTCCAGCACGAGGGCGGTTCGCTCGTCGAGCGTGGCGGGCGTCGTGACCCAGAGCCGGTCCCCGGCCAGCTGCACGGTGTCGACGAGGAGGTCGAGGACGGCGCGGCCCTTGCCGGTGCCGCCGATGCTGAAGGTCTGGCAGGGCGGGCCGGCAGCAAGGACGTTCTCGTCGCAGTCGACGGGCCGGTAGTCGCGGACGTTGCCGTGGATGGTGGGCAGTCCGGCCGCGCGGCGGGTGGCGACAGCACCGGGGTCCCGCTCGATCCCGGTGAGCGGGATGCCGAGCTGGCGGGCAGCTACGTCGATGCCTCCGGGGCCGGCGAACAGGTCGGGCACGGGGTCTCCTTCGTGGTGGGCGGGTCAGGCGGCGGGGGTGATGGCCCTCACGTGTGGGCCATGTCGACGAACCGGCTGTAGTGGAGCTGGTTGGCGACGGTGATGGTGGAGGGCGATCCGTTGC is part of the Streptomyces sp. NBC_00250 genome and harbors:
- a CDS encoding DNA cytosine methyltransferase; translation: MPDLFAGPGGIDVAARQLGIPLTGIERDPGAVATRRAAGLPTIHGNVRDYRPVDCDENVLAAGPPCQTFSIGGTGKGRAVLDLLVDTVQLAGDRLWVTTPATLDERTALVLEPLRWILDAIRDRHPYRAIVLEQVPAVLPIWQAYAKVLEARGYHVACGVLNAEEYGVPQTRKRAALVARLDGPVALPAPTHRPYRKGVPRCDGDPALKPWVSMADALPGRSPFTVVSNYGTGGDPKARGRRDCDEPAFTVTGKISRFRLVDADGRELERFSHAEAGQLQGFPAGYPWSGRDISQQIGNACPPPLAHALLTAAAA
- a CDS encoding DNA-methyltransferase, with the protein product MTEPYYVDEAATLHLGDSLDILPTLADASIDAIITDPPYEIGVAGHAWDSTGIAYSVPLWTECLRVLKPGGHLLAFGAPRTYHRMAVAVEDAGFRIIDQLDWIYTHGKPKGTDLARAIDRRRDDREQVLQVTAWLKAARDAAGWTNARLNDLFGFAAGGQSQHWTTQGVAATVPTREQWERLVDALCLDDSEIRPLVEELWARKGTVGDAFGQREVISEQRGTVRDTGHYKGYSGHRVKSRAASNEARRWEGWNTTLRPAHDPILLARKGTGFDTLTASVLKHGTGGLNVAASQASGGGWPTNILLGHDCPPGRCSSGCPVRETGAAARSFPVFRLESRTPATERVEVDGVHHDTPKPLGLMRWLVRLVTPPGGLVLDPFTGSGTTLLAALDEGARAIGIEQYEPYARITTARLDARHPSLFDTA